In Trichocoleus desertorum NBK24, the following are encoded in one genomic region:
- a CDS encoding FHA domain-containing protein encodes MIVCPNCNHQNPEGAVQCEACYTPLPATVNCSNCGATVQTDANFCGQCGFNLRTNTPLPSVDETSMPSFVGAAMPGSSSSVQPDLEPDLFTTNFQEPGGNELGNSFSAAPLPASLGKELPPPVASDFPVPPPVASNNSNTRLQQQTAKLLHLRTDTTLELPPHLSLIHIGKWNDRIPPDIDLSGFPDSEIVSRIHADIRVEGDAFYIEDVGSSNGTYVNNLLLPLGNRHRLRSGDRISLGKGDRVTFLFQIS; translated from the coding sequence ATGATTGTCTGTCCCAATTGCAACCACCAAAATCCTGAGGGCGCAGTGCAGTGCGAGGCTTGCTATACCCCGCTCCCTGCTACTGTCAACTGTTCTAACTGTGGTGCAACCGTACAGACAGACGCAAACTTCTGCGGTCAGTGCGGCTTTAACCTACGCACCAATACCCCGCTCCCTAGTGTTGATGAAACCTCTATGCCCTCCTTTGTGGGAGCGGCCATGCCGGGTAGTAGCTCATCCGTTCAACCCGATCTGGAGCCAGATCTCTTTACAACCAACTTTCAGGAGCCAGGGGGCAATGAATTAGGCAATAGTTTTTCTGCTGCCCCGCTTCCTGCCTCGCTAGGTAAGGAACTGCCGCCACCTGTTGCAAGTGACTTTCCTGTGCCGCCTCCGGTTGCTTCTAACAACTCCAACACTCGGTTGCAACAGCAGACCGCAAAGCTACTGCATTTACGCACCGATACGACTCTGGAATTGCCACCGCATTTGTCTCTGATTCACATTGGCAAGTGGAACGATCGCATTCCTCCAGACATTGACTTGTCTGGGTTTCCTGACTCAGAAATTGTTTCTCGCATTCACGCAGATATTCGGGTGGAGGGAGACGCTTTTTACATTGAGGATGTGGGTAGCTCCAATGGCACTTACGTTAATAACCTGCTGCTGCCATTAGGCAACCGCCATCGTTTGCGCTCTGGCGATCGCATTTCTTTGGGTAAGGGCGATCGCGTCACCTTTTTGTTTCAGATTTCTTAA
- a CDS encoding adenylate/guanylate cyclase domain-containing protein — translation MLGFAENRRRLITKAVKTLSKHAVSTLIQARLADFFQTKDSRELHRAAPLFVAQRLQLSERETLNVLVIALREGLVTLHWEVKCPVCNSLDLQPQCLADLRTHHTCPACQHTHATIADEQVQVTFSIDERLRKLGPEAKDLSFRSQVEARYGTTSGHTLLTLQAFRNLFPRETLLPSESLLVRRVAILFTDLAGSTALYARRGDTRAYNLVRQHFEILFRVIDDHHGVVVKTIGDAVMGAFTVPMQALQAAIAMHHQMAQLNQQLSLLPEDQLILKVGIDAGPCLNVSLNERLDYFGITVNTAARVQATSSGHNIAVTNAITADLEPSFTIPDWTWQKENLMLKGIDDPVVVHYLQRAEGKKY, via the coding sequence ATGCTGGGATTTGCTGAAAACCGCAGACGGCTGATTACCAAAGCCGTTAAAACTTTAAGCAAACATGCAGTTAGTACCTTAATTCAAGCTCGTCTAGCTGACTTCTTTCAAACGAAAGATAGTCGAGAGTTACACCGGGCTGCTCCCCTCTTCGTTGCCCAGCGACTGCAATTATCTGAGCGAGAAACACTAAATGTTTTAGTGATAGCGCTACGAGAAGGATTAGTAACGCTGCATTGGGAAGTTAAATGTCCAGTCTGTAATAGCTTAGATTTGCAGCCTCAATGCTTAGCTGATCTACGAACCCATCACACCTGCCCCGCCTGTCAACACACGCACGCTACGATTGCCGATGAACAGGTACAAGTAACTTTTAGCATTGATGAACGACTCCGAAAATTGGGGCCTGAAGCGAAAGATTTGAGCTTTCGATCGCAGGTAGAAGCCCGCTATGGGACAACTTCTGGTCATACCTTACTGACGCTACAAGCCTTTCGCAATTTGTTTCCCCGCGAGACGCTCTTGCCTAGCGAAAGTTTGCTAGTACGACGGGTGGCAATTTTATTTACAGACTTAGCTGGCTCCACGGCACTGTACGCCCGTCGAGGAGATACCAGAGCTTACAACTTAGTGCGCCAGCATTTTGAAATCCTATTTCGGGTCATTGATGATCATCACGGTGTGGTGGTTAAAACCATTGGAGATGCTGTCATGGGAGCTTTTACAGTGCCAATGCAGGCATTACAAGCCGCGATCGCTATGCACCACCAGATGGCTCAACTCAATCAACAATTATCGCTCTTGCCTGAGGATCAGCTAATTCTCAAAGTCGGGATTGATGCTGGCCCTTGTCTCAATGTTTCGCTGAATGAACGCCTAGATTACTTTGGTATCACAGTCAACACCGCAGCACGGGTGCAAGCAACCAGCAGCGGCCATAATATTGCAGTCACCAATGCTATTACCGCTGATTTAGAGCCATCTTTTACCATCCCTGACTGGACCTGGCAGAAGGAGAATTTAATGCTTAAAGGAATTGATGATCCTGTAGTGGTTCACTATCTTCAGCGGGCTGAAGGTAAAAAGTACTGA
- the pgl gene encoding 6-phosphogluconolactonase, giving the protein MNKIIEVLPDTTALIQRSLEVVVEKIRAAIAEQGQCTIALSGGSTPKPLYEALATQDLPWDKIHVFWGDERYVPADHPDSNQGMARKAWLDRIQIPAKNIHPMPTEAADPAIAAQNYESHLREVLQVQDKSLPALDVILLGLGDDGHTASLFPHTEALQVQDQLITVGNKDGQPRLTFTAPLINAARCVAFVVAGANKQAALKEIFAPTADAMTYPARLVQPQGELWWLFDAAAGQAING; this is encoded by the coding sequence ATGAACAAAATTATAGAAGTTCTGCCAGATACCACAGCTCTGATTCAGCGATCGCTGGAAGTAGTGGTCGAAAAAATTCGAGCGGCGATCGCAGAGCAGGGTCAATGCACCATCGCCCTCTCTGGTGGAAGTACGCCTAAGCCTCTATACGAAGCCCTAGCCACTCAAGATTTACCTTGGGACAAAATCCATGTGTTTTGGGGCGATGAGCGCTATGTTCCTGCCGATCACCCGGACAGCAACCAGGGGATGGCTCGTAAAGCTTGGCTCGATCGCATCCAGATTCCTGCTAAGAATATTCATCCGATGCCAACCGAGGCTGCTGATCCTGCGATCGCGGCTCAAAACTATGAATCTCACTTACGAGAAGTGTTACAGGTTCAGGACAAATCCCTCCCTGCCTTAGATGTCATTCTCTTAGGGTTAGGCGATGATGGCCATACAGCATCTTTGTTTCCGCACACAGAGGCTTTGCAGGTGCAAGATCAACTGATTACAGTCGGAAATAAAGATGGCCAACCGCGCCTCACCTTTACGGCTCCCTTGATTAATGCCGCCAGATGCGTGGCGTTTGTCGTCGCGGGGGCTAACAAGCAAGCTGCTCTGAAGGAAATTTTTGCTCCCACAGCCGATGCCATGACCTATCCAGCTCGCTTAGTTCAACCGCAAGGAGAACTTTGGTGGTTATTTGATGCTGCCGCTGGGCAGGCCATAAATGGGTAA
- the ftsY gene encoding signal recognition particle-docking protein FtsY yields the protein MVFNWFRRQFDDQSEKSQVDQTETMSEESDAEQAESEQSEPEAAEPATEEVAEDYLNWAKAAYQNIQKRQQVEPEEAPEEAAVEEPAAVEAPVAEAPEELATEASVAEVPVAEAPEVAEVVEETKAVEETEAVEETEAEDSIEQLEEPIEEPAVASTTAEVTAEVAEPEVAEPAPTEEPATIEPEPAVAIEEAIAEPVSEPVAATVSEELVAAAIASEASPETSLEAPAEDPSSTAEVAPLPFWAQAEADRQARLERLKATAIEEPEPEVAQPTATVQETLPEIVFDEGFLWSAEVLAAQGRRPDQISIEEITWLKRLRQGLDKTRRSLVNQLKAIVGQGPLNQDAVEEIEALLLQADVGVAATDRIIESLQKKLREEALPPDQAIAYLKSILRDMLDRPLGKSYNPTFAPEKDTLNIWLITGVNGAGKTTTIGKLAHLAQKSEYNCLIAAADTFRAAAVEQVKVWGQRSGVEVISNPGQNTDPAAVVFDAIGSAQSRGTELLLVDTAGRLQNKKNLMDELSKVRRIIDKKAGDAKIESLLVLDATLGQNGLRQAEVFLEAAQLSGVVLTKLDGTAKGGIALAVVQQLGLPIRFIGAGEGIEDLRPFSSYEFVEALLAG from the coding sequence ATGGTTTTCAATTGGTTCCGTCGGCAATTTGACGATCAGTCAGAAAAGTCTCAGGTTGATCAGACAGAAACAATGTCGGAGGAATCTGACGCGGAGCAGGCTGAGTCCGAGCAGAGTGAGCCAGAAGCAGCTGAACCTGCGACTGAAGAAGTAGCAGAGGATTACCTGAACTGGGCCAAGGCAGCCTACCAAAATATTCAAAAGCGGCAGCAGGTCGAGCCAGAGGAAGCACCGGAGGAAGCTGCTGTCGAGGAGCCTGCGGCGGTTGAAGCACCTGTAGCAGAAGCACCAGAGGAACTCGCAACTGAAGCGTCTGTGGCTGAAGTGCCTGTAGCAGAAGCGCCAGAGGTCGCAGAGGTAGTAGAAGAAACAAAGGCGGTAGAAGAAACAGAGGCGGTAGAAGAAACAGAGGCTGAAGATTCTATAGAACAGCTAGAAGAGCCTATAGAAGAACCTGCGGTCGCTTCAACCACTGCCGAAGTTACCGCCGAAGTCGCTGAACCTGAAGTCGCTGAACCCGCGCCCACTGAAGAACCTGCCACAATTGAACCTGAACCCGCTGTAGCCATTGAGGAAGCGATCGCTGAGCCAGTCTCTGAGCCAGTCGCAGCCACAGTTTCAGAAGAACTAGTAGCCGCCGCGATCGCCTCAGAAGCATCACCAGAAACATCCCTAGAAGCACCAGCGGAAGATCCAAGCTCCACCGCTGAGGTGGCTCCACTACCTTTCTGGGCACAGGCAGAAGCAGATCGGCAAGCGAGGCTAGAAAGGCTTAAAGCCACTGCCATTGAAGAACCTGAACCGGAAGTTGCTCAGCCGACTGCCACAGTTCAAGAAACGTTACCTGAAATCGTCTTTGATGAAGGTTTCTTGTGGTCAGCAGAGGTGCTCGCCGCCCAAGGTCGCCGTCCAGACCAAATTTCGATTGAAGAAATCACCTGGCTGAAACGATTACGCCAAGGCTTAGACAAAACTCGTCGAAGCTTGGTCAACCAACTCAAGGCGATCGTTGGGCAAGGGCCACTCAACCAAGATGCCGTTGAAGAAATTGAGGCGCTCTTACTGCAAGCCGATGTGGGCGTAGCCGCCACAGACCGAATTATTGAATCCCTCCAGAAAAAACTGCGGGAAGAAGCACTGCCTCCGGATCAGGCGATCGCTTACCTAAAGTCAATTCTCCGTGACATGCTGGATCGGCCTTTGGGCAAATCCTATAACCCTACTTTTGCCCCCGAAAAAGATACCTTAAACATTTGGTTGATTACAGGCGTGAATGGCGCTGGTAAAACGACCACCATTGGGAAGCTAGCCCACTTAGCTCAAAAATCGGAGTACAACTGTTTAATCGCTGCTGCCGACACTTTCCGGGCCGCCGCTGTAGAGCAAGTTAAGGTTTGGGGACAGCGGAGTGGGGTCGAAGTGATTTCCAATCCTGGACAAAATACAGACCCAGCAGCAGTCGTTTTTGACGCCATCGGTTCTGCTCAATCTAGAGGGACAGAGCTGTTATTAGTCGATACGGCAGGACGCTTGCAAAACAAGAAAAACTTGATGGACGAATTGAGCAAAGTTCGACGCATTATCGACAAGAAAGCAGGTGATGCCAAAATTGAATCCTTGTTGGTCTTAGATGCTACGTTGGGCCAAAATGGACTACGGCAAGCTGAAGTATTTCTAGAAGCCGCCCAACTCAGTGGCGTTGTTCTCACCAAGTTGGATGGCACCGCCAAAGGTGGGATTGCTCTGGCGGTAGTGCAGCAGTTGGGTCTACCTATTCGCTTTATTGGAGCGGGTGAGGGAATTGAAGATCTCAGACCTTTCTCTAGCTATGAGTTTGTGGAAGCTCTCCTAGCAGGTTAA
- a CDS encoding HpsJ family protein, translated as MKATDSRQLSAIASQTLKYVGIILILAALIDYAVMLVPSDVPAKLSSLEGLRWQIALFSQIVDRGVVPLLGFVLLFTGVWVDSVSGASPERQKAWQNISFASLLLASLLGFVFLVLSPLHFSNTYRANQQTRAQISQEAGQAEGQLNQQLQQINSLVKSDSQLNQAIESGQLKGEQLAQVQALKSQVQQQLQSDPQALDKKAKDAQTQIRTRRLDLEKRANAEFLKSGLRVGLSSLLLAIGYITVGWTGLRQLGAGSRKAAR; from the coding sequence ATGAAAGCAACTGATAGCCGCCAACTCTCTGCGATCGCCTCCCAAACGCTCAAATACGTGGGAATCATTCTGATTCTGGCTGCTCTGATTGACTATGCTGTGATGTTGGTACCCTCCGATGTACCCGCTAAACTCAGCAGCTTGGAAGGACTCAGATGGCAAATCGCTCTCTTCAGTCAAATTGTCGATCGCGGTGTTGTACCCCTACTGGGTTTTGTCCTCTTATTCACTGGGGTTTGGGTTGACAGTGTTTCAGGTGCCTCTCCAGAACGGCAAAAAGCTTGGCAAAATATCAGCTTTGCCTCCCTCTTATTGGCGAGTCTCCTAGGTTTCGTCTTTTTAGTGTTGTCGCCTCTCCATTTCAGCAATACCTATCGAGCGAACCAGCAAACTCGGGCCCAGATTTCCCAGGAAGCAGGCCAAGCGGAAGGTCAGCTCAATCAACAGTTGCAACAAATCAATAGCTTGGTCAAAAGTGACTCTCAACTAAATCAAGCGATCGAGAGCGGGCAGCTCAAAGGGGAACAGTTAGCGCAAGTTCAAGCTCTCAAGAGCCAAGTTCAGCAACAACTCCAATCTGATCCTCAAGCGCTAGACAAAAAAGCAAAAGATGCCCAAACTCAAATCCGAACTCGTCGGCTCGATCTAGAAAAACGGGCGAACGCTGAGTTTCTCAAGTCTGGATTGCGAGTAGGACTGAGCAGTTTGCTCCTAGCAATTGGGTACATTACGGTTGGGTGGACTGGATTGCGACAACTAGGAGCAGGGTCTCGTAAAGCAGCTCGCTAG
- a CDS encoding glycosyltransferase family 2 protein: protein MFSIYILTYNEETEIAACIESALLSDDVVVVDSLSSDRTVEVAQRYPVRVVQHRFESHGRQRTWMLQSIPVKHEWVYILEADERMTPELFQECLTAMQSQDYIGYYVAERVMFMGQWIRRSTQYPRYQMRLFRREQVWFDDYGHTEREVCNGPTGFLKETYPHYTCGKGLSRWIDKHNRYSSDEAQETLKQLETGTVKWQDLFFGSSEVERRRALKDLSLRLPFRPLIRFFYMYFLLGGILDGRAGFAWCTLQAFYEYLILLKAWEIKHLPPPVVSESSVLAIAEPPEVDSVTVN from the coding sequence ATGTTCTCGATTTACATCCTGACCTACAACGAAGAAACTGAGATTGCTGCCTGTATTGAGTCAGCTTTGCTCTCAGATGATGTGGTTGTGGTCGATTCCTTGAGCAGCGATCGCACAGTAGAGGTGGCCCAACGTTATCCCGTTCGAGTGGTGCAGCATCGGTTCGAGAGCCACGGACGGCAACGCACCTGGATGCTCCAATCAATCCCGGTCAAGCATGAGTGGGTTTACATCCTAGAAGCAGATGAGCGGATGACGCCAGAGCTGTTTCAAGAATGCCTCACAGCAATGCAAAGTCAGGACTACATCGGCTACTACGTGGCTGAGCGAGTCATGTTTATGGGGCAGTGGATTCGACGCAGTACGCAATATCCCCGCTACCAAATGCGGCTTTTCCGTCGCGAGCAAGTTTGGTTTGATGACTACGGCCACACCGAGCGCGAGGTGTGCAATGGCCCCACCGGATTCCTCAAAGAAACCTATCCGCACTACACTTGCGGTAAAGGCTTAAGTCGCTGGATTGATAAGCACAACCGCTACTCTAGCGACGAAGCCCAAGAAACTCTAAAGCAACTAGAAACGGGCACCGTCAAGTGGCAGGATCTATTTTTCGGCTCGTCCGAAGTGGAACGACGTCGGGCTCTCAAAGACTTATCTTTACGGTTGCCCTTTAGGCCGCTCATTCGCTTTTTCTACATGTACTTCTTGCTGGGCGGCATTCTAGATGGCCGAGCTGGGTTTGCTTGGTGTACCCTGCAAGCGTTTTATGAATACCTAATTTTGCTCAAAGCCTGGGAAATTAAGCACTTGCCGCCGCCCGTGGTGTCAGAAAGTTCCGTTTTGGCGATCGCTGAACCTCCGGAAGTAGATTCTGTGACTGTCAATTGA
- a CDS encoding lecithin retinol acyltransferase family protein — translation MARGDQIYVMREFMGLPGLYEHHGIDCGDGTVIHYRKTEVARISRTSMAEFAMGQPVYVKRYATSYLPDVVVQRAESRIGESAYNLTTNNCEHFTTWCKTGVNESAQLRNFGLDAVRISLPGTDKLIHEAIDNSSPAKSMELYRQALDNIASAESTLRPQHQHAQKEENTWHRVALAALKQGREELARAALYRKVQWKKTAADYKSQIDYLETLKAQLKRDSLPLRQTISSG, via the coding sequence ATGGCACGAGGAGATCAGATCTACGTGATGCGCGAGTTTATGGGGCTACCAGGTCTCTATGAGCATCACGGCATCGACTGTGGCGACGGCACGGTGATTCATTACCGCAAAACCGAAGTGGCTCGAATTTCGCGCACCTCAATGGCAGAGTTTGCGATGGGGCAACCCGTCTATGTAAAGCGGTATGCCACTTCCTATCTTCCCGATGTGGTAGTACAACGAGCCGAGAGCCGCATTGGGGAATCAGCTTACAATCTCACGACCAACAATTGTGAGCACTTTACCACTTGGTGCAAAACCGGAGTGAATGAAAGTGCCCAACTCCGCAACTTTGGCTTAGATGCTGTCAGAATTAGCTTGCCTGGGACTGACAAGTTGATTCATGAGGCGATCGACAATTCATCTCCTGCTAAGTCTATGGAGCTGTACCGCCAAGCGCTAGACAATATTGCCTCGGCAGAAAGTACACTCCGACCGCAGCATCAACACGCCCAAAAGGAAGAGAATACTTGGCACCGTGTGGCCCTAGCGGCTCTGAAACAAGGCCGAGAGGAGTTAGCCCGTGCTGCTCTCTACCGTAAAGTCCAATGGAAAAAAACTGCCGCCGACTACAAATCTCAGATCGACTATCTAGAAACCCTCAAAGCCCAACTCAAACGCGATAGTTTGCCTTTACGACAAACAATTAGTAGCGGTTAG
- a CDS encoding protein kinase, whose translation MITLTLLHPLQHIPVQTWVFDQEPVIRIGRSTDNHVVLYSAVVSRHHVEVRRNGSSWEIVSIGTNGTYLEGKRITQAPVIDGVIIRLARSGPNIQIRIGAEAMKELPKTLSGERTLAQQARTKLDEDSSDVLEETSAQAGPIPVPPHLRLPAPSEERDSAQTARERKVFTLYREHREQQSREQQPKSTKVSTIPVTEVRCQHQRAGPELRFCLDCGEPLQIQQLLGKYQVLQTLNHGEMGITYWAWRDGQSVVLKTLNSEWSDYPQAKDLLAQEVNLLKQFDHPSLPRLINTFALSGQPYLAMELIHGQSLAQDVATNGPVPLTQAIAWMTEICEALDYLHNLTPPVLHRDLQPQNLIRRTVPVNRHALALVGFGSVKVAAAEPGKPIGTPGYMAPEQESGETSIASDLYALGPLLIYLLTGEDPSLFYGHRDQGARLYAEYVPDLPPALIPIIRTLTNPQPEERYKTAREVATAIAEIAV comes from the coding sequence GTGATTACTCTGACTCTCCTCCATCCTCTCCAGCATATTCCGGTTCAAACCTGGGTCTTCGATCAAGAGCCAGTGATTCGAATCGGGCGGTCAACCGACAATCATGTCGTGCTCTACAGTGCGGTGGTTTCTCGCCACCATGTTGAAGTGCGGCGTAATGGCTCTAGTTGGGAAATCGTTAGCATCGGAACCAATGGTACTTACTTAGAGGGCAAGCGCATTACGCAAGCGCCTGTCATTGATGGGGTGATTATTCGTCTTGCCCGTTCTGGGCCGAATATTCAGATTCGCATTGGGGCCGAGGCAATGAAAGAACTGCCTAAAACGCTGTCTGGAGAGCGCACCTTGGCTCAACAAGCCCGCACTAAGCTAGACGAAGACTCTAGCGATGTTCTTGAGGAAACTAGCGCTCAAGCGGGTCCAATTCCTGTGCCACCGCATTTGCGTCTACCTGCTCCATCGGAGGAGCGCGATTCTGCTCAAACCGCTCGCGAGAGGAAGGTTTTCACTCTTTATAGAGAGCATAGAGAGCAGCAATCTAGAGAGCAGCAACCCAAATCTACTAAAGTCTCTACAATTCCGGTGACCGAGGTGCGTTGTCAGCATCAGCGGGCTGGCCCGGAGCTACGTTTTTGCCTAGACTGTGGTGAACCGCTGCAAATTCAGCAGCTCTTGGGCAAGTACCAAGTGTTGCAGACGCTGAATCACGGCGAAATGGGCATTACTTACTGGGCTTGGCGGGACGGGCAGAGTGTCGTTCTTAAAACCTTAAATTCAGAATGGTCGGATTATCCCCAAGCCAAAGATTTATTGGCGCAAGAAGTAAATCTACTTAAGCAATTTGACCACCCTAGTTTGCCCCGGTTGATTAATACATTTGCGCTGTCAGGGCAGCCCTATTTGGCGATGGAGCTGATCCACGGTCAGAGCTTAGCTCAGGATGTAGCGACAAATGGCCCTGTCCCTCTGACTCAAGCGATCGCTTGGATGACAGAAATTTGTGAAGCGCTCGACTATCTCCACAACCTCACGCCTCCAGTTCTGCATCGAGACTTACAACCCCAGAATTTAATTAGACGGACTGTTCCGGTGAATAGGCATGCACTTGCTTTAGTTGGGTTTGGGTCAGTGAAAGTTGCGGCAGCTGAACCTGGCAAACCCATCGGCACACCGGGGTATATGGCTCCAGAACAGGAATCAGGGGAAACCTCGATCGCGTCTGATTTATATGCTCTCGGCCCGCTCTTGATTTATTTACTTACCGGAGAAGACCCTAGCTTGTTTTACGGTCATCGAGATCAGGGTGCTAGGCTCTACGCAGAGTATGTCCCTGACTTACCGCCTGCTTTAATTCCCATCATTCGCACGCTTACCAATCCTCAGCCAGAAGAGCGCTACAAAACTGCGCGTGAGGTGGCAACGGCGATCGCAGAAATTGCAGTCTAG
- the nusB gene encoding transcription antitermination factor NusB, with the protein MQARRIARELSLLSISQLPANQGRLDEQQLQNIMLAAVRTLTTEVQETLETAAAEVKRSSDRLLSSETRASDVQSARGMVQEALDLAQTAINRMGMAVELPELIQLTNQKEVRAYTLQVISTLNANTAAVDELLTQSLVDWQLNRLARIDRDILRIAVTEIMYLGVPDKVAINEAVELAKRYSGSEGHRFINGVLRRVTDQIKTQSV; encoded by the coding sequence ATGCAAGCTCGCCGAATCGCTCGTGAACTTTCCCTGCTCAGCATTAGCCAATTGCCTGCTAACCAAGGCCGCCTGGACGAGCAGCAACTACAAAACATCATGCTGGCCGCTGTTCGCACTCTAACAACTGAAGTTCAGGAGACCCTAGAAACCGCAGCAGCAGAAGTTAAGCGAAGCAGCGATCGCTTGCTGAGTAGCGAAACGCGAGCCAGTGATGTCCAGAGTGCTAGAGGGATGGTTCAAGAAGCACTGGACTTAGCCCAGACCGCAATTAATCGCATGGGCATGGCAGTTGAATTGCCAGAACTGATTCAATTAACCAATCAGAAAGAAGTTCGAGCTTATACTTTGCAAGTGATCAGCACCCTAAATGCCAATACGGCAGCGGTGGATGAATTGCTAACCCAGTCTTTAGTAGATTGGCAACTCAATCGCTTAGCTCGGATCGATCGCGATATTCTTCGCATTGCTGTCACCGAAATCATGTACTTGGGCGTACCAGACAAAGTCGCGATTAACGAAGCTGTAGAATTAGCCAAACGCTACAGCGGAAGCGAAGGGCACCGTTTCATCAATGGCGTGTTGCGGCGCGTGACGGATCAAATCAAAACCCAATCTGTCTAA
- a CDS encoding DUF502 domain-containing protein: MFQRLKQDLKNDLIAGLLVVIPLATTIWLTITVANWVINFLTRIPKQLNPFDGFHPILVNFLNFAVGLTVPLLLILLIGLMARNIAGRWLLDFGERLLQAIPLAGAVYKTLKQLLETLLKDSNNRFRRVVLVEYPRRGIWAIAFVTGMISGDIQTHLPGSMLGVFIPTTPNPTTGWYAVVPENEVVNLSLSVEDAFKVIVSGGIVSPTSQATMALKPTSDRKLDPPLAEPQWQALTLPLEEE, translated from the coding sequence GTGTTCCAACGCCTAAAGCAGGACTTAAAGAATGATCTGATCGCAGGTCTTCTCGTTGTCATCCCCTTAGCAACCACCATCTGGTTGACGATTACCGTTGCGAATTGGGTGATCAACTTTTTGACACGCATCCCAAAGCAACTTAACCCTTTTGACGGCTTTCACCCCATCCTGGTCAACTTCCTCAACTTTGCTGTGGGCCTAACGGTGCCATTGCTCTTGATTTTGCTGATTGGCTTAATGGCTCGAAACATTGCAGGGCGATGGTTGCTAGATTTTGGGGAGCGGTTGTTGCAAGCGATTCCGTTAGCAGGTGCGGTTTATAAAACCTTGAAGCAACTGCTAGAAACGCTGCTCAAAGATTCTAATAATCGCTTTCGTCGGGTGGTGTTGGTGGAGTATCCCCGTCGGGGTATTTGGGCGATCGCCTTCGTGACAGGGATGATCAGCGGCGACATTCAGACGCATTTGCCTGGATCGATGCTGGGCGTGTTTATTCCCACCACACCAAACCCCACTACAGGTTGGTATGCAGTGGTACCTGAGAACGAAGTCGTTAATCTCTCGCTGTCTGTGGAAGATGCTTTTAAGGTGATCGTGTCAGGCGGTATTGTCAGTCCCACCTCCCAAGCGACGATGGCCTTGAAACCTACCAGCGATCGCAAACTAGATCCCCCGCTGGCAGAACCCCAATGGCAAGCCTTAACGCTGCCGCTCGAAGAGGAGTGA